The Geodermatophilaceae bacterium NBWT11 genome has a segment encoding these proteins:
- a CDS encoding ferrochelatase, with the protein MPQALDVAITPPGQSPDEDPSLAVRNNGGAEPSSAPAPAGRKEAVLLLSFGGPEGPDDVMPFLENVTRGRGIPPERLLDVQEHYLHFGGVSPINEQNRALIAAIEADFAANGIELPVYWGNRNWGPYVEDAWAQMAADGIEHVYVFPTSAFASASGCRQYHEDVARARALHRNAAPTAEKMPHYGDHPGFVQANADALRAALESLPADVRDTARLVATAHSIPDVMAAVAGPEGGQYQRELLASARLVVDAVVPGREFDLVWQSRSGPPSVPWLEPDVNDHLEALAADGTTAVVLFPVGFVSDHIEVIWDLDNEAKETAERLGLGFARAGTAGTHPGYVGMVRQLVTERQAGGQPRLGTNCPASCCYVARPARRPSS; encoded by the coding sequence ATGCCCCAGGCCCTCGACGTCGCGATCACCCCGCCCGGGCAGTCCCCGGACGAGGACCCCTCGCTCGCCGTCCGCAACAACGGCGGCGCCGAGCCGTCGTCCGCGCCCGCCCCGGCCGGCCGCAAGGAGGCGGTGCTCCTGCTGTCCTTCGGTGGTCCCGAGGGTCCTGACGACGTGATGCCGTTCCTGGAGAACGTCACCCGCGGCCGCGGCATCCCGCCCGAGCGCCTGCTCGACGTCCAGGAGCACTACCTGCACTTCGGCGGGGTCAGCCCGATCAACGAGCAGAACCGCGCGCTGATCGCGGCCATCGAGGCCGACTTCGCCGCGAACGGGATCGAGCTGCCGGTCTACTGGGGCAACCGCAACTGGGGCCCCTACGTCGAGGACGCCTGGGCGCAGATGGCCGCCGACGGCATCGAGCACGTCTACGTGTTCCCGACCTCGGCGTTCGCCAGCGCCTCGGGCTGCCGGCAGTACCACGAGGACGTCGCCCGGGCCCGCGCGCTGCACCGCAACGCCGCCCCCACGGCGGAGAAGATGCCGCACTACGGCGACCACCCCGGCTTCGTGCAGGCCAATGCCGACGCGCTGCGGGCGGCGCTGGAGTCCCTGCCCGCCGACGTCCGTGACACCGCCCGACTGGTCGCGACCGCGCACTCCATCCCCGACGTGATGGCTGCGGTCGCCGGTCCCGAGGGTGGGCAGTACCAGCGCGAGCTGCTGGCCTCGGCCCGCCTGGTCGTCGACGCCGTCGTCCCGGGCCGGGAGTTCGACCTGGTCTGGCAGTCCCGCAGCGGCCCGCCGTCGGTGCCGTGGCTGGAGCCCGACGTCAACGACCACCTCGAGGCCCTCGCCGCCGACGGGACGACGGCGGTCGTGCTGTTCCCGGTCGGCTTTGTCTCCGACCACATCGAGGTGATCTGGGACCTGGACAACGAGGCGAAGGAGACCGCCGAGCGGCTGGGGCTGGGCTTCGCCCGGGCCGGGACCGCGGGCACCCACCCCGGCTACGTCGGGATGGTGCGCCAGCTGGTCACCGAGCGGCAGGCCGGGGGGCAGCCCCGGCTGGGCACCAACTGCCCGGCGTCCTGCTGCTACGTCGCGCGCCCGGCGAGGCGCCCGTCCAGCTGA
- a CDS encoding FAD-binding oxidoreductase, with protein sequence MSLVEALRAAGLTEVEDGTRRRAEYSSDASNHRVVPTAVAYPRHTDEVLAALAVCRELGAPLTMRGGGTSIAGNAIGPGLVLDTSRHLTRILALDPEAATATVQPGVVLDDVTRAGAPHGLAYGPDPSTHSRATFGGTIGNNACGAHAMSAGRAADTVVALDVVTAAGDRFTAGPGSAGPVDLWPVVDGALAAIRTGSGRFHRQVSGYSLEHLLPERGRHVGRFLAGSEGTLAVLLGATVSLARVPAATALVVLGFPDMPAAADAVPGLLPHAPRAVEGLDARLVEVVRGRKGQDAVPDLPRGDGWLFVEVGGTSPADAADAARRLAADAGALDSLVVTGADALRLWRIREDGAGLGGRTPAGAPAWPGWEDAAVPPEHLGAYLRDFRGLLDAHGLDALVYGHFGDGCVHARIDFPFADRPRVYREFVTAAADVVAGYGGSVSGEHGDGRARSELLPRMYAPELIAAFAAVKHAFDPTGLLNPGVITDPEPLDATLRVPAARALPSRVFTLPHDGGDLSVAAHRCVGVGKCRADATATGGVMCPSFLATRDEKDSTRGRARVLQEAANGTLVGGLAAPEVLESLDLCLSCKGCASDCPAGVDMATYKSEALHARYRRWWRPRSHWSLGWLPVTARLVARAPRLVNALLGTTAVAALARAAGGIDPARPLPRFAEQTFRAWFADRPVRTGGDPVVLFVDTFTDHFTPAVGQAAVAVLEDAGFAVRVTEPVCCGLTWISTGQLDTARSQLARTVAALDVGLPVVGLEPSCTAVLHGDAEELVPGEAAARVAAATHTLAELLATRPGWSPPDLTGVHGVAQPHCHQHAVLGWEADRALLAAAGADVTAVGGCCGQAGNFGAEAGHHAVSVAVAETALLPAVRAAAPGATFLADGFSCRTQLDQVGGVRGEHLAELLAARLPATGARDAVR encoded by the coding sequence ATGAGCCTCGTCGAGGCCCTGCGGGCCGCGGGGCTGACCGAGGTGGAGGACGGGACGCGCCGGCGGGCCGAGTACAGCTCGGACGCCTCCAACCACCGCGTCGTCCCCACCGCGGTCGCGTACCCCCGGCACACCGACGAGGTGCTCGCCGCGCTGGCGGTCTGCCGCGAGCTGGGCGCGCCGCTGACGATGCGCGGCGGGGGCACCTCGATCGCCGGCAACGCCATCGGCCCCGGCCTGGTGCTGGACACCTCCCGGCACCTGACCCGCATCCTCGCCCTGGACCCCGAGGCCGCCACGGCAACCGTGCAGCCCGGCGTGGTGCTCGACGACGTGACCCGCGCCGGTGCCCCGCACGGGCTGGCCTACGGGCCGGACCCCTCGACCCACTCCCGGGCCACCTTCGGCGGCACGATCGGCAACAACGCCTGCGGGGCGCACGCGATGAGCGCCGGGCGGGCCGCGGACACCGTGGTCGCCCTGGACGTCGTCACCGCCGCGGGTGACCGGTTCACCGCCGGACCGGGCTCGGCCGGCCCGGTCGACCTCTGGCCGGTGGTCGACGGGGCGCTGGCCGCGATCCGCACCGGGTCCGGGCGCTTCCACCGGCAGGTGTCGGGCTACTCGCTGGAGCACCTGCTGCCCGAGCGGGGCCGGCACGTGGGCCGGTTCCTGGCCGGCAGCGAGGGCACCCTGGCCGTCCTGCTGGGGGCGACCGTCTCCCTCGCGCGGGTGCCGGCGGCCACCGCCCTGGTCGTGCTGGGCTTCCCCGACATGCCGGCGGCCGCGGACGCCGTCCCCGGCCTGCTGCCGCACGCCCCGCGCGCGGTCGAGGGCCTGGACGCCCGGCTGGTCGAGGTCGTCCGCGGCCGCAAGGGCCAGGACGCCGTCCCGGACCTGCCGCGGGGGGACGGCTGGCTGTTCGTCGAGGTCGGGGGCACCTCGCCTGCCGACGCCGCGGACGCCGCGCGCCGGCTCGCCGCCGACGCCGGGGCGCTGGACTCCCTCGTCGTGACCGGCGCGGACGCGCTCCGGCTGTGGCGGATCCGGGAGGACGGCGCAGGCCTGGGCGGGCGCACCCCCGCCGGCGCCCCGGCCTGGCCCGGCTGGGAGGACGCCGCCGTCCCGCCCGAGCACCTGGGCGCCTACCTGCGGGACTTCCGCGGCCTGCTGGACGCCCACGGGCTCGACGCGCTGGTCTACGGGCACTTCGGGGACGGCTGCGTGCACGCCCGGATCGACTTCCCGTTCGCTGACCGGCCCCGGGTGTACCGGGAGTTCGTCACCGCGGCGGCCGACGTGGTCGCCGGGTACGGCGGCTCGGTGTCCGGCGAGCACGGCGACGGCCGGGCCCGCAGCGAGCTGCTGCCCCGGATGTACGCACCCGAGCTGATCGCCGCCTTCGCTGCGGTCAAGCACGCCTTCGACCCGACCGGGCTGCTCAACCCCGGGGTGATCACCGACCCCGAACCGCTGGACGCCACCCTCCGGGTGCCCGCGGCCCGGGCGCTGCCGTCGCGGGTGTTCACCCTGCCGCACGACGGCGGCGACCTGTCGGTGGCCGCGCACCGGTGCGTGGGCGTCGGCAAGTGCCGGGCCGACGCGACGGCCACCGGCGGCGTGATGTGCCCGTCGTTCCTGGCCACCCGGGACGAGAAGGACTCCACCCGCGGCCGCGCCCGGGTGCTGCAGGAGGCCGCCAACGGCACCCTGGTCGGCGGGCTCGCCGCCCCCGAGGTGCTCGAGTCGCTGGACCTCTGCCTGTCCTGCAAGGGCTGCGCCTCGGACTGCCCGGCCGGTGTGGACATGGCGACCTACAAGTCCGAGGCGCTGCACGCCCGGTACCGCCGCTGGTGGCGGCCGCGGTCGCACTGGTCGCTGGGCTGGCTGCCGGTCACCGCGCGGCTCGTCGCCCGCGCGCCCCGGCTGGTCAACGCCCTGCTGGGGACGACGGCCGTCGCCGCGCTGGCCCGGGCCGCCGGCGGCATCGACCCCGCCCGGCCGCTGCCACGGTTCGCCGAGCAGACCTTCCGCGCCTGGTTCGCCGACCGCCCGGTGCGCACGGGCGGCGACCCGGTCGTGCTGTTCGTGGACACCTTCACCGACCACTTCACCCCCGCGGTCGGGCAGGCCGCCGTGGCCGTGCTGGAGGACGCCGGGTTCGCCGTCCGGGTCACCGAGCCGGTCTGCTGCGGGCTGACCTGGATCTCCACCGGCCAGCTCGACACCGCCCGCAGTCAGCTCGCCCGCACCGTGGCCGCCCTCGACGTCGGGCTGCCGGTGGTCGGGCTGGAGCCCTCGTGCACCGCGGTCCTGCACGGGGACGCCGAGGAGCTGGTGCCCGGCGAGGCCGCGGCCCGGGTCGCCGCCGCCACGCACACCCTGGCCGAGCTGCTGGCCACCCGGCCCGGGTGGTCGCCGCCGGACCTGACCGGGGTGCACGGGGTCGCCCAGCCGCACTGCCACCAGCACGCCGTCCTGGGCTGGGAGGCCGACCGGGCACTGCTCGCCGCCGCCGGGGCCGACGTCACGGCGGTGGGGGGCTGCTGCGGCCAGGCCGGCAACTTCGGCGCCGAGGCCGGGCACCACGCGGTGTCCGTCGCCGTCGCCGAGACCGCGCTGCTGCCCGCCGTCCGCGCCGCCGCCCCGGGTGCGACCTTCCTGGCCGACGGCTTCAGCTGCCGCACCCAGCTCGACCAGGTCGGCGGCGTCCGCGGCGAGCACCTCGCCGAGCTGCTGGCCGCCCGGCTGCCCGCGACCGGGGCACGGGATGCTGTGCGCTGA
- a CDS encoding SDR family oxidoreductase — MGRSVLVTGGNRGIGLAIARSFAEQGDSVAVTHRGSGAPEGLFGVQCDVTSSADVDAAFTAVEEHQGPVEVLVSNAGITRDGLLMRMGEDAFTDVIDANLTAAYRVAKRAAAKMVRARTGRMVFVSSVVGLTGSAGQVNYAASKSGLVGLARSISRELGGRNITANVVAPGFVRTDMTAELPEKRQQEILGQVPLGRYAEAEEIAHVVRFLASEQAGYITGAVVPVDGGLGMGH; from the coding sequence GTGGGCAGGTCGGTGCTGGTGACCGGTGGCAACCGGGGGATCGGGTTGGCGATCGCCCGCTCGTTCGCCGAACAGGGCGACTCGGTGGCGGTCACGCACCGCGGCAGCGGTGCTCCGGAGGGGCTGTTCGGGGTGCAGTGCGACGTCACCTCCAGCGCGGACGTCGACGCCGCGTTCACCGCCGTCGAGGAGCACCAAGGCCCGGTCGAGGTGCTGGTCAGCAATGCCGGGATCACCCGCGACGGGCTGCTCATGCGGATGGGAGAGGACGCCTTCACCGACGTCATCGACGCCAACCTGACCGCGGCCTACCGGGTCGCCAAGCGGGCCGCGGCGAAGATGGTCCGCGCCCGCACCGGGCGGATGGTGTTCGTGTCCTCGGTCGTCGGGCTCACCGGCTCGGCGGGTCAGGTCAACTACGCGGCCAGCAAGTCCGGCCTGGTCGGGCTGGCCCGGTCGATCAGCCGCGAGCTGGGCGGCCGCAACATCACCGCGAACGTCGTGGCGCCCGGCTTCGTGCGCACCGACATGACCGCGGAGCTGCCGGAGAAGCGGCAGCAGGAGATCCTGGGGCAGGTCCCGCTGGGGCGCTACGCCGAGGCCGAGGAGATCGCCCACGTGGTGCGGTTCCTGGCCAGCGAGCAGGCGGGTTACATCACCGGGGCGGTCGTCCCGGTGGACGGAGGACTGGGGATGGGGCACTGA
- a CDS encoding antibiotic biosynthesis monooxygenase: MTPNAVAVLISHRTRPGERDAVRAIWEERMAPAVADNPGHLAYVYCLDDGDPDRITAFQVYADAEAAAGFLRTEVYLAYERDVAPLLLGPPEVRRLTPTWSAFPG, encoded by the coding sequence ATGACACCGAACGCCGTCGCCGTGCTGATCTCCCACCGCACCCGACCCGGGGAGCGGGATGCCGTGCGGGCGATCTGGGAGGAGCGGATGGCCCCCGCTGTCGCGGACAACCCCGGTCACCTCGCCTACGTCTACTGCCTGGACGACGGCGACCCCGACCGCATCACCGCGTTCCAGGTCTACGCCGACGCCGAGGCCGCCGCCGGGTTCCTGCGCACCGAGGTGTACCTCGCCTACGAGCGCGACGTCGCCCCGCTGCTGCTGGGCCCTCCCGAAGTGCGCCGGCTCACCCCCACCTGGTCCGCGTTCCCCGGCTGA
- a CDS encoding NfeD family protein, with the protein MSWLLWLIAAGLLTAGEMASLDLVLIMLAGGALGGMGVALATDNVALQVAGFVVVSLALLVVVRPVAKRHLTSRTAEQVDGVEVYVGRTAEVSERVDGESGQVKMGHDEWSARTQLDGESYEVGAVVRIVQIEGPIAYVSRA; encoded by the coding sequence ATGTCCTGGTTGCTCTGGCTCATCGCGGCCGGGCTGCTCACCGCCGGTGAGATGGCCAGCCTCGACCTCGTGCTGATCATGCTGGCCGGTGGCGCGCTCGGTGGCATGGGCGTCGCGCTGGCCACTGACAACGTGGCGTTGCAGGTCGCCGGGTTCGTCGTGGTGTCCCTGGCGCTGCTGGTCGTCGTCCGGCCGGTGGCCAAGCGCCACCTCACCTCCCGCACCGCCGAGCAGGTCGACGGCGTCGAGGTCTACGTGGGCCGCACGGCGGAGGTCAGCGAGCGGGTGGACGGCGAGTCCGGGCAGGTCAAGATGGGCCACGACGAGTGGTCGGCCCGCACCCAGCTCGACGGCGAGAGCTATGAGGTCGGAGCGGTCGTGCGGATCGTGCAGATCGAGGGCCCGATCGCCTACGTCTCCCGCGCCTGA
- a CDS encoding DinB family protein: MDIPRGTDLRGAVVVEADLRGARLIGCVVDGLRVDSFAGDLGSVVVDDVEVGGFVRDTLDARHPERRQLRAVRTADDHRAMWTTVERLWSGTLASAEALPDAVRTARVDGEWSLTDTVRHLVFAVDVWLGRVLADEPRPVHPLGLPTGDTSPRTVRDLGLDPAATPSWAEVVAVHAGRLADVRAALAELTDDRLDDVRTVAPIPEWGTESHTVQACFRVLAAEHVEHRRYAVRDLARLPGPGGAPAATPD; encoded by the coding sequence GTGGACATCCCCCGGGGCACGGACCTGCGCGGCGCGGTGGTGGTCGAGGCCGACCTGCGCGGCGCCCGGCTCATCGGCTGCGTGGTCGACGGGCTGCGGGTGGACTCCTTCGCCGGCGACCTCGGCTCGGTGGTGGTGGACGACGTGGAGGTCGGCGGCTTCGTCCGCGACACCCTCGACGCGCGGCACCCCGAGCGGCGCCAGCTGCGGGCGGTGCGGACCGCGGACGACCACCGGGCGATGTGGACGACCGTCGAGCGGCTCTGGTCCGGGACGCTGGCGTCGGCCGAGGCGCTCCCGGACGCTGTCCGCACCGCCCGGGTGGACGGTGAGTGGTCGCTGACCGACACCGTCCGGCACCTGGTCTTCGCCGTCGACGTGTGGCTGGGTCGCGTGCTCGCCGACGAGCCGCGACCGGTCCACCCGCTGGGCCTGCCGACGGGGGACACCTCACCGCGGACGGTCCGGGACCTCGGGCTGGACCCTGCGGCCACCCCGTCCTGGGCGGAGGTCGTCGCGGTGCACGCCGGTCGGCTCGCCGACGTCCGGGCCGCCCTGGCCGAGCTCACCGACGACCGGCTGGACGACGTCCGCACCGTCGCCCCGATCCCGGAGTGGGGGACGGAGTCGCACACCGTCCAGGCCTGCTTCCGGGTGTTGGCGGCCGAGCACGTCGAGCACCGGCGGTACGCGGTGCGTGACCTCGCCCGGCTGCCCGGTCCCGGAGGGGCTCCGGCGGCCACCCCCGACTAG
- a CDS encoding 3-deoxy-7-phosphoheptulonate synthase: MHADQLLPTATRIADALLEVQTRVNAQIDAAHAELLPAVQAAMGVDDGTAVDPGDLVDARITGASVVVTPAAVAAVVPLTAASAATTRAGRQATAAVVRGEDDRLVVIAGPCSIHDPVAALEYAAFLVAMRERHGGDLEILMRTYTEKPRTEVDWKGFAYDPFLDGSSRISVGLVATRMLMAEITALGVPVAAEPLNALTPQYVDGLVTYAGVGARNVTDQTARERVSGFSSVVGFKNSPEGSIDVAVSAVISARAAHEFLGVDRHGVSAQLSTTGNDTGHVILRGDKDGPNYSATHVADTRRRLAARGLPEVLVVDASHGNSQKDHRRQADVVRDLAGQVAGGETAIRGVMIESNLVAGRQDLDRTAPAGLVYGQSVTDACVDLPTTEALLADLAAASRARRAG; encoded by the coding sequence ATCCACGCTGACCAGCTCCTGCCGACGGCGACCCGCATCGCCGACGCCCTGCTGGAGGTCCAGACGCGGGTGAACGCGCAGATCGACGCCGCCCACGCCGAGCTGCTCCCCGCCGTCCAGGCCGCCATGGGCGTCGACGACGGCACCGCGGTCGACCCCGGCGACCTCGTCGACGCCCGGATCACCGGCGCGAGCGTCGTCGTCACCCCGGCGGCGGTCGCAGCCGTCGTCCCGCTGACCGCGGCCTCGGCGGCCACCACCCGGGCCGGACGACAGGCCACTGCCGCCGTCGTCCGGGGCGAGGACGACCGGCTCGTTGTCATCGCCGGGCCCTGCTCGATCCACGACCCGGTCGCCGCGCTGGAGTACGCCGCGTTCCTGGTGGCGATGCGCGAGCGCCACGGTGGCGACCTCGAGATCCTGATGCGCACCTACACCGAGAAGCCGCGCACGGAGGTCGACTGGAAGGGCTTCGCCTACGACCCGTTCCTGGACGGCTCCAGCCGGATCAGCGTCGGCCTGGTCGCCACCCGGATGCTCATGGCCGAGATCACCGCTCTCGGCGTCCCGGTCGCCGCCGAGCCGCTCAACGCCCTGACCCCGCAGTACGTCGACGGGCTGGTCACCTACGCCGGCGTGGGCGCCCGCAACGTCACCGACCAGACCGCCCGCGAACGCGTCTCCGGGTTCTCCTCCGTGGTCGGGTTCAAGAACTCGCCCGAGGGCAGCATCGACGTCGCCGTCTCCGCGGTGATCTCGGCCCGCGCCGCGCACGAGTTCCTCGGCGTCGACCGGCACGGGGTCAGCGCCCAGCTGTCCACCACCGGCAACGACACGGGGCACGTGATCCTGCGCGGCGACAAGGACGGCCCGAACTACTCAGCCACCCACGTCGCGGACACCCGGCGTCGGCTCGCCGCCCGCGGCCTGCCCGAGGTGCTCGTGGTGGACGCCTCGCACGGCAACAGCCAGAAGGACCACCGCCGCCAGGCCGACGTCGTCCGCGACCTGGCCGGGCAGGTCGCCGGCGGGGAGACCGCGATCCGCGGCGTCATGATCGAGAGCAACCTGGTCGCCGGCCGCCAGGACCTCGACCGCACCGCCCCCGCCGGCCTGGTCTACGGCCAGTCGGTCACCGACGCCTGCGTCGACCTGCCGACCACCGAGGCCCTCCTGGCCGACCTCGCCGCCGCCTCCCGCGCCCGCCGCGCCGGCTGA
- a CDS encoding ATP-binding protein has translation MVDSTGTAPAGERRTERLELRVPTSRTQLPAVRAMTGDLAMRMDFDLDAVEDLRLAVDEASATLAAIASPGAPLVVVFEVGAAGLGIHAWVPTASGTDVPRDGFGWAVLHTLVDSVDAGPSTQADVPGGDGGEGAVALIALEKNLPAPLRRPVGGADADLSVAR, from the coding sequence ATGGTCGACAGCACGGGCACCGCCCCCGCGGGTGAGCGGCGCACCGAACGCCTGGAGCTCCGGGTGCCGACCTCCCGGACCCAGCTCCCCGCCGTCCGCGCCATGACCGGCGACCTGGCCATGCGGATGGACTTCGACCTCGACGCCGTCGAGGACCTGCGGCTCGCCGTGGACGAGGCCAGCGCCACCCTCGCTGCGATCGCCAGCCCCGGCGCACCCCTCGTGGTCGTGTTCGAGGTCGGCGCGGCCGGTCTGGGCATCCACGCCTGGGTGCCCACCGCCTCCGGCACCGACGTCCCCCGCGACGGGTTCGGCTGGGCCGTGCTGCACACCCTGGTCGACTCCGTCGACGCCGGTCCCAGCACGCAGGCCGACGTGCCCGGTGGCGACGGCGGCGAGGGTGCCGTGGCGCTGATCGCCCTGGAGAAGAACCTGCCCGCCCCGCTCCGCCGCCCCGTCGGGGGCGCCGACGCCGACCTCTCGGTCGCTCGGTGA
- a CDS encoding STAS domain-containing protein, with the protein MTSSDLPAGGQRDASAPADTADAPFDDVITLSTSTDADGSVTVTVVGEVDTFTAPVLRASLDTQLEQQPSELVIDLCGVQFLGSAGLAVLVETQKSARSRDVGLKLVASTRAVTRPLEVTGLIDLFTIVDGNGSN; encoded by the coding sequence GTGACCTCATCTGACCTGCCCGCCGGGGGGCAGCGCGACGCGTCGGCTCCTGCCGACACCGCCGACGCTCCCTTCGACGACGTGATCACCCTGTCGACGTCCACGGACGCCGACGGGTCGGTCACGGTGACGGTCGTCGGCGAGGTGGACACCTTCACCGCTCCGGTGCTGCGCGCCTCGCTGGACACCCAGCTGGAGCAGCAGCCGAGCGAGCTCGTCATCGACCTGTGCGGTGTCCAGTTCCTGGGCTCCGCCGGGCTCGCCGTGCTGGTGGAGACCCAGAAGTCCGCGCGTTCCCGCGACGTGGGCCTCAAGCTGGTCGCCTCGACCCGGGCGGTCACCCGCCCGCTGGAGGTCACCGGCCTGATCGACCTGTTCACCATCGTGGACGGCAACGGCTCGAACTGA
- the fabI gene encoding enoyl-ACP reductase FabI — protein sequence MGILEGKTILVAGVLTEASIAFSVARIAQEQGATVVLSNFGRALSLCQRIAKRLPQEAAVVELDVTDTEHLATLADRLKAVLPEGAQLDGVVHSIGFAPQEAMGDGFTEVAWEHAATAFQVSTWSLASLTQACRPLFGDTASVVGLTFDATVAWPVYGWMGAAKAALESTSRYLARELGPEGVRVNLVAAGPLRTMAMKSIPGSKQFEEAWEGRAPLGWSVTDTEPAGKSVVALLSDWFPATTGEIVHVDGGFHAVGV from the coding sequence ATGGGCATTCTCGAGGGCAAGACGATCCTCGTGGCGGGCGTGCTGACCGAGGCGTCGATCGCCTTCTCGGTCGCGCGGATCGCCCAGGAGCAGGGCGCCACCGTCGTCCTGTCGAACTTCGGCCGGGCGCTGTCGCTCTGCCAGCGGATCGCCAAGCGGCTGCCGCAGGAGGCGGCCGTGGTCGAGCTGGACGTCACCGACACCGAGCACCTGGCCACGCTGGCCGACCGGCTGAAGGCCGTGCTGCCCGAGGGCGCGCAGCTCGACGGCGTCGTGCACTCCATCGGCTTCGCGCCGCAGGAGGCCATGGGCGACGGGTTCACCGAGGTCGCGTGGGAGCACGCCGCCACCGCCTTCCAGGTCTCCACCTGGTCGCTGGCCTCGCTCACCCAGGCCTGCCGCCCGCTCTTCGGCGACACCGCCTCGGTGGTCGGGCTGACCTTCGACGCCACCGTCGCGTGGCCGGTCTACGGCTGGATGGGGGCGGCCAAGGCCGCTCTGGAGTCCACCTCCCGCTACCTGGCCCGTGAGCTGGGCCCCGAGGGCGTCCGGGTCAACCTGGTCGCCGCCGGGCCGCTGCGCACCATGGCGATGAAGTCGATCCCGGGCAGCAAGCAGTTCGAGGAGGCCTGGGAGGGCCGTGCGCCGCTGGGCTGGTCGGTCACCGACACCGAGCCCGCCGGCAAGTCCGTCGTGGCGCTGCTCAGCGACTGGTTCCCCGCGACCACCGGCGAGATCGTGCACGTCGACGGTGGCTTCCACGCGGTCGGGGTCTGA
- a CDS encoding STAS domain-containing protein, whose translation MYTATLAEGAVLVLVSDGALTVDDRTPDQAWAALLDAAGRVANADRDAVADGRLAETVTGSLLPAGGSDDVAALVVLRVHPEQDLALALDARPASLPAVRRSLERWLTASGMGETERAAVQVAVGEACANAVEHAYPDGVDGRLWVTAHADDDGGLTVTVTDAGRWRTPDRDPGDRGRGLLIMRQLTDEVAVETRAEGGTTVRLRARLCGVPDVPEPAFDDDETDGAVGEVDRTGDLPVVTGTGVLDPTAAPQLRIRLLEACRGGAVPARLDLRAVTELSSAAVTVVLQVARMARTEGWELAVAAPAGSVARHVLDLAGVGAVASLA comes from the coding sequence GTGTACACCGCGACCCTGGCGGAGGGTGCGGTGCTGGTCCTGGTCTCCGACGGGGCTCTCACCGTGGACGACCGGACGCCCGACCAGGCCTGGGCAGCGCTGCTCGACGCGGCCGGGCGGGTCGCGAACGCCGACCGGGACGCCGTGGCCGACGGTCGGCTCGCCGAGACGGTCACCGGGTCGCTGCTCCCTGCCGGGGGGAGCGACGACGTGGCCGCCCTGGTGGTGCTCCGGGTGCACCCGGAGCAGGACCTCGCGCTGGCCCTCGACGCCCGGCCGGCGTCGCTGCCCGCCGTCCGTCGCTCGCTGGAGCGATGGCTGACCGCCTCCGGCATGGGGGAGACCGAGCGGGCCGCCGTGCAGGTGGCCGTCGGCGAGGCCTGCGCGAACGCCGTCGAGCACGCCTACCCCGACGGCGTGGACGGGCGGCTCTGGGTCACCGCCCACGCCGACGACGACGGCGGGCTGACCGTCACGGTGACCGACGCCGGCCGGTGGCGGACCCCCGACCGCGACCCCGGTGACCGCGGCCGCGGGCTGCTCATCATGCGGCAGCTGACCGACGAGGTGGCGGTGGAGACCCGCGCCGAGGGCGGCACGACGGTGCGGCTGCGGGCCCGGCTCTGCGGCGTGCCCGACGTCCCCGAGCCCGCGTTCGACGACGACGAGACCGACGGCGCCGTCGGTGAGGTGGACCGCACCGGCGACCTGCCCGTCGTCACCGGCACGGGCGTGCTGGACCCCACCGCGGCGCCCCAGCTGCGCATCCGGCTGCTGGAGGCCTGCCGGGGCGGTGCCGTGCCGGCCCGGCTGGACCTGCGGGCGGTCACCGAGCTCTCCTCGGCCGCGGTCACGGTCGTGCTGCAGGTCGCGCGGATGGCCCGCACCGAGGGCTGGGAGCTCGCGGTAGCGGCCCCGGCGGGCTCGGTGGCCCGGCACGTGCTGGACCTGGCCGGCGTCGGCGCGGTCGCGTCCCTGGCCTGA